From Deltaproteobacteria bacterium, a single genomic window includes:
- a CDS encoding SurA N-terminal domain-containing protein, with the protein MLDFMRRHAQSWMIKVALGAVVVVFIFWGIWNPGGSRERDLVRIGKHIITIAEARTYYQNLRDRYQSVYGEKFTEEMAKKLGLKERAVKDLINKILLLQEAQRLGLGVAPEEIQASIQNHPAFQKEGFFDKDIYLRALQRIRMAAKEFEANQKQMLLISKVQNLIVSSAKVSDREVLEAYRDNFEKLNLDRLFINPGDFRDMATPPDEVKAYFSKHR; encoded by the coding sequence ATGCTGGATTTCATGAGGCGACACGCCCAATCCTGGATGATCAAAGTTGCCTTGGGGGCTGTGGTCGTTGTTTTTATTTTCTGGGGAATCTGGAACCCTGGGGGAAGCAGGGAGCGAGATTTAGTGAGGATTGGGAAACATATCATCACGATTGCCGAGGCCAGAACCTACTATCAGAACCTGCGGGATAGATACCAGTCTGTATACGGGGAAAAGTTCACCGAGGAGATGGCCAAAAAATTGGGGCTCAAGGAACGCGCCGTAAAAGATTTGATCAATAAAATCCTTCTGCTGCAAGAAGCGCAGCGGCTGGGATTAGGGGTGGCTCCCGAAGAGATTCAGGCCTCTATTCAAAACCATCCGGCCTTCCAGAAGGAAGGATTCTTTGATAAAGACATCTACCTTCGCGCTCTCCAGCGTATCCGAATGGCCGCCAAGGAATTCGAGGCCAATCAAAAGCAAATGCTCCTGATTTCTAAGGTTCAAAACCTGATCGTTTCCTCAGCCAAAGTCTCGGATCGAGAAGTCTTAGAAGCCTACCGGGATAATTTCGAGAAGCTGAATCTGGATAGACTTTTTATCAACCCTGGGGACTTCCGGGATATGGCCACACCCCCTGACGAGGTGAAGGCTTACTTTTCCAAACATCGCG
- a CDS encoding rod shape-determining protein codes for MIFDSILGLFSNDLAIDLGTATTLVYVKGKGIVLCEPSVVAIRKDSRGGKKILAVGKEAKRMLGRTPGNIVAIRPMKDGVIADFEITESMLRYFIAQVHKGRTLVRPRIIVSVPSGITEVEKRAVRESAQSAGAREVYLIEEPMAAAIGAGLPVSEPSGNMIVDIGGGTSEVAVISLSGIVYSQSVRVGGDKMDEAIAQFIKRKYNLLIGERTAENVKIQIGTAYPEEEVKTMEIKGRDLVAGNPKVLQVNSEEIREALAEPINAILEAIKTTLERTPPELASDIVDKGIILAGGGSLLRNLDVLLREETNLPVTITEDPISAVVLGSGKALDELDILKEVMIKS; via the coding sequence ATGATCTTCGATTCCATCTTGGGCCTATTCTCCAATGATCTGGCGATCGATCTGGGGACGGCCACAACCTTAGTTTATGTTAAGGGTAAAGGGATTGTCCTTTGTGAACCTTCGGTAGTGGCTATCCGTAAGGATTCAAGAGGGGGAAAGAAAATCCTGGCGGTGGGCAAAGAAGCGAAGAGGATGCTTGGCCGGACGCCGGGGAACATCGTAGCCATTCGTCCGATGAAAGATGGAGTCATTGCCGATTTTGAGATCACCGAATCCATGCTCCGTTACTTCATCGCCCAAGTCCATAAAGGCCGGACCCTGGTAAGACCACGCATTATTGTTTCCGTACCTTCGGGGATCACGGAGGTTGAAAAAAGAGCGGTGCGTGAGTCGGCCCAGTCCGCTGGAGCCCGGGAAGTCTACTTGATCGAAGAACCCATGGCTGCGGCTATCGGGGCGGGGCTTCCGGTCAGCGAACCCTCAGGAAATATGATCGTAGACATTGGGGGAGGGACTTCAGAAGTGGCCGTAATCTCCCTCTCGGGAATCGTCTATAGCCAGTCCGTGCGGGTGGGCGGAGACAAAATGGATGAAGCGATTGCGCAGTTTATCAAACGGAAATATAATCTACTCATTGGGGAACGAACCGCGGAGAATGTCAAGATTCAGATCGGAACGGCCTATCCAGAAGAAGAAGTGAAGACCATGGAAATCAAAGGACGGGACCTTGTGGCCGGGAATCCCAAAGTTTTGCAGGTCAACTCCGAGGAAATACGGGAGGCACTGGCCGAACCCATCAATGCCATCCTGGAAGCGATCAAAACCACTTTAGAACGAACCCCGCCGGAGCTTGCCTCCGACATCGTGGACAAAGGAATCATCCTGGCCGGTGGAGGATCCCTGCTCAGAAACCTGGATGTCCTCCTCCGGGAAGAGACCAACCTTCCCGTTACCATCACCGAAGATCCAATTTCAGCGGTGGTTTTAGGATCAGGAAAAGCTTTAGACGAACTCGACATCCTCAAAGAGGTAATGATCAAATCCTGA